In Takifugu flavidus isolate HTHZ2018 chromosome 5, ASM371156v2, whole genome shotgun sequence, the following proteins share a genomic window:
- the plk2b gene encoding serine/threonine-protein kinase PLK2b: MEIQRNSAPQHINNSSMCEPTQRSCEPRRKRADERNAPPEMARIITDPATGKCYCRGKVLGKGGFAKCYEMTDLSTNKVYAAKIIPHARVSKPHQREKIDREIELHRILHHKNIVHFYHHFEDKENIYILLEYCSRKSLAHILKARKVLTEPEVRYYLRQIVSGLRYLHEQEILHRDLKLGNFFVNESMELKVGDFGLAAKLEPAGNRRKTICGTPNYLSPEVLNKQGHGCESDIWALGCVMYTMLLGRPPFETTNLKETYRCIREARYSLPSSLSAQAKQLITNLLAKTPEDRPNLDLLLRHDFFTQGFSPERLPASCCHSAPDFHVSSPAKSFFKKAAAALFGGRREKVKYYETLNKLTKEEEEIYQLQHDLERTAITQQRNQKVSENGSPLPPSVENPVAPATENQPPSSRDTIRLIVRGSLGSCSSSSECLEDNTTGSVAETVASVLRGCLESMPKADNIPKGSNSCNLQWVTKWVDYSNKYGFGYQLSDHTVGVLFNNGTHMSLLPDRKTIHYYAELGQRSVFPTCEVPEHFVGQVTVLKYFSHYMEENLMDGGDLGSMTDANMPRLYLLQWLKSDRALMMLFNDGTFQVNFYHDHTKIVLCCQRDEYMLTYINEDRVSKTFKLSSLLTSGCTADLQERMAYSLNMLLQRCS, translated from the exons ATGGAAATACAGAGAAACAGCGCCCCCCAGCAcataaacaacagcagcatgtgTGAGCCGACGCAGAGATCCTGCGAGCCTCGCAGAAAGAGAGCCGATGAACGCAATGCGCCCCCGGAGATGGCCAGGATAATCACCGATCCGGCCACTGGGAAGTGCTACTGCCGTGGGAAAGTTTTGGGAAAG GGAGGTTTTGCAAAATGCTACGAGATGACGGACCTCTCCACCAACAAAGTATACGCGGCCAAGATAATCCCACATGCGCGCGTCTCCAAACCTCACCAACGGGAGAAG ATTGACAGAGAGATCGAGCTGCACAGAATACTGCACCATAAAAACATTGTGCACTTTTATCACCATTTCGAGGACAAGGAAAACATCTACATCCTGTTGGAATACTGCAGCCGCAAA TCATTAGCCCATATCCTGAAGGCTCGCAAAGTGCTTACTGAGCCGGAGGTGCGTTATTATCTGAGGCAGATCGTCTCGGGACTGAGGTACCTGCACGAGCAAGAGATCCTTCACAGAGATCTGAAACTTG GTAACTTCTTTGTGAATGAGTCGATGGAGCTGAAAGTTGGCGACTTTGGACTGGCTGCCAAGTTGGAGCCGGCAGGAAACAGAAGGAAGACGATCTGTGGAACTCCCAACTACTTGTCCCCCGAGGTCCTCAACAAGCAGGGCCATGGCTGTGAATCAGACATCTGGGCTCTGGGCTGTGTAAT GTACACCATGCTGCTGGGCAGGCCTCCATTTGAAACCACCAACCTGAAGGAGACGTATAGGTGCATTAGAGAGGCACGTTActccctgccctcctctctctcagcACAAGCTAAGCAGCTAATCACCAATCTGCTAGCCAAGACACCAGAAGACCGACCCAACCTGGACCTCCTTCTAAGACACGACTTTTTCACACAG GGCTTCAGTCCAGAGCGTTTGCCGGCAAGCTGTTGTCATTCGGCACCAGATTTCCATGTCTCTAGTCCTGCAAAGAGCTTCTTcaagaaagctgctgctgcactttttGGTGGAAGGCGAGAGAAGGTGAAATACTACGAGACGCTGA ACAAGCtaaccaaagaggaagaggagatctACCAACTGCAGCACGATCTTGAGAGAACAGCTATCACCCAGCAACGGAACCAAAAAGTTTCTGAG AATGGAAGTCCACTTCCGCCATCTGTCGAGAACCCCGTTGCCCCGGCAACAGAGAACCAGCCTCCGTCGTCGCGAGATACCATCCGTCTGATTGTCAGAGGGAGTCtggggagctgcagcagcagcagtgaat GCCTCGAAGACAACACAACCGGCAGCGTAGCTGAGACTGTTGCCAGCGTGTTGAGGGGATGTCTGGAGAGTATGCCTAAAG cggATAACATTCCGAAGGGATCAAACAGCTGCAATCTTCAGTGGGTGACTAAATGGGTGGACTACTCCAACAAGTACGGCTTCGGCTACCAATTGTCTGATCACACCGTGGGAGTTCTCTTCAACAACGGCACTCACATGAGCCTCCTCCCAGACAGAAA GACCATCCATTACTATGCAGAGCTGGGTCAGCGCTCCGTCTTCCCAACATGTGAGGTTCCTGAGCACTTTGTTGGCCAGGTGACTGTGCTGAAGTACTTCTCCCACTACATGGAGGAGAACCTAATGGAC GGCGGGGACCTCGGTAGTATGACAGACGCAAACATGCCCAGACTCTACCTGTTGCAGTGGCTCAAATCTGACCGCGCCCTCATGATGCTTTTCAACGACGGCACTTTCCAG GTCAACTTCTACCACGACCACACCAAGATCGTTCTTTGTTGTCAGAGGGACGAGTACATGCTGACCTACATCAACGAGGACCGTGTCTCCAAAACCTTCAAACTCAGCTCCTTGTTGACGTCGGGCTGCACCGCCGACCTGCAGGAACGAATGGCGTACTCCCTGAACATGCTTCTGCAGAGATGCAGCTAA
- the si:dkey-190g11.3 gene encoding ATP synthase subunit C lysine N-methyltransferase isoform X1: protein MPSLCRFCLSYTHKASTSELARRYVGHVAMEDSIDVILEGHTGVLSPHRPHPAVSACLGALFTAVYGVWSTFALPGLGTIPRKLKVPYLPSSRVQTLNIMKLLEGRTGRLVDLGSGDGRVVFAASSTGFQCTGFEINSILVAYARNKARWNGLPTSQAAFVNKDFWKTDLSHFNNVTAFLAPGVMAVLSEKLLKELPDDARVISCRFPILDWPVQSSVGSGLDQTFAYDIGIVRAHLRKAPEAEV from the exons ATGCCCAGTCTGTGCAGATTCTGTCTCAGTTATACACATAAAGCGTCGACTAGTGAGTTGGCTCGTAGATATGTTGGACAT GTTGCAATGGAGGACTCAATCGATGTGATTCTGGAAGGCCACACTGGGGTCCTGTCCCCCCACAGACCCCACCCCGCCGTCTCAGCCTGCCTCGGTGCTCTCTTCACAGCTGTGTATGGAGTGTGGAGCACCTTTGCTCTGCCTGGCCTTGGTACCATCCCTAGGAAACTCAAG GTTCCGTATTTACCCTCCAGTAGAGTTCAAACACTGAATataatgaagctgctggagggaCGAACGGGTCGGTTAGTAGATCTGGGGTCAGGAGATGGAAGAGTG GTGTTCGCAGCCTCCTCCACTGGTTTCCAGTGCACCGGCTTTGAGATTAACTCTATTTTGGTGGCCTATGCCAGAAATAAGGCCCGCTGGAACGGCCTGCCCACCAGCCAGGCGGCCTTTGTCAACAAAGACTTCTGGAAG ACTGATTTATCCCATTTCAACAACGTGACTGCCTTCCTGGCACCAGGAGTG ATGGCTGTTCTGAGTGAGAAGCTTTTAAAGGAGCTTCCTGATGATGCACGTGTCATTTCCTGCCGTTTTCCCATCCTTGACTGGCCAGTACAATCATCTGTTGGTTCTGGTCTTGATCAGACTTTTGCTTATGACATTGGCATTGTTCGTGCACACCTGCGAAAAGCCCCAGAAGCTGAGGTGTGA
- the si:dkey-190g11.3 gene encoding ATP synthase subunit C lysine N-methyltransferase isoform X2, which translates to MEDSIDVILEGHTGVLSPHRPHPAVSACLGALFTAVYGVWSTFALPGLGTIPRKLKVPYLPSSRVQTLNIMKLLEGRTGRLVDLGSGDGRVVFAASSTGFQCTGFEINSILVAYARNKARWNGLPTSQAAFVNKDFWKTDLSHFNNVTAFLAPGVMAVLSEKLLKELPDDARVISCRFPILDWPVQSSVGSGLDQTFAYDIGIVRAHLRKAPEAEV; encoded by the exons ATGGAGGACTCAATCGATGTGATTCTGGAAGGCCACACTGGGGTCCTGTCCCCCCACAGACCCCACCCCGCCGTCTCAGCCTGCCTCGGTGCTCTCTTCACAGCTGTGTATGGAGTGTGGAGCACCTTTGCTCTGCCTGGCCTTGGTACCATCCCTAGGAAACTCAAG GTTCCGTATTTACCCTCCAGTAGAGTTCAAACACTGAATataatgaagctgctggagggaCGAACGGGTCGGTTAGTAGATCTGGGGTCAGGAGATGGAAGAGTG GTGTTCGCAGCCTCCTCCACTGGTTTCCAGTGCACCGGCTTTGAGATTAACTCTATTTTGGTGGCCTATGCCAGAAATAAGGCCCGCTGGAACGGCCTGCCCACCAGCCAGGCGGCCTTTGTCAACAAAGACTTCTGGAAG ACTGATTTATCCCATTTCAACAACGTGACTGCCTTCCTGGCACCAGGAGTG ATGGCTGTTCTGAGTGAGAAGCTTTTAAAGGAGCTTCCTGATGATGCACGTGTCATTTCCTGCCGTTTTCCCATCCTTGACTGGCCAGTACAATCATCTGTTGGTTCTGGTCTTGATCAGACTTTTGCTTATGACATTGGCATTGTTCGTGCACACCTGCGAAAAGCCCCAGAAGCTGAGGTGTGA